Proteins co-encoded in one Spiroplasma gladiatoris genomic window:
- a CDS encoding glycoside hydrolase family 1 protein has translation MKEFLFSASTCALQIEGARSLGGRSQSIWDEFTKRNYCIPPVGKAIREINSIEVAADFYHKYKTDARIMNKLGLNAFVYNMDWTRIYPKDEHYLNPEGIKFYIDFFSEFVDKNIKPIPVLFHWDTPLWAEVRGGFQNPEIQNWFRNYVKTCFKHLGKYTDVWFVSDENSSFTKDAYLSDYLPPQKVGKLNFVQALHNLNMIAAIAKEEFESAKLKGYVSKNAIIGVDHDWSPPIAYTDEKNDLQACQRYNEWNLELYLSPSIKGEYPKCYFDYIKKHNLNFEISNDDLVYLKNNKLDLIGWNYYRPVFITHSIKNFSNNDWHIPPQFNEELDLYYVFPKDQKYTKWNWLINPNRLVSGAQELCQMYGKNIPIMILENGMGDFDNKSADMILDTDRINYLSVHIQKVMEAKQKGINFIGYSLWTYCDIFSPSGGYRKDYGLVSVDFNSAIRERKPKLSYVWYKNVIKNKGLKLDFDMNQLVEELQKTLDEWDLFFK, from the coding sequence ATGAAAGAATTTCTATTTAGTGCATCAACTTGTGCTCTTCAAATTGAAGGAGCAAGATCGCTAGGTGGAAGAAGTCAATCAATTTGAGATGAATTTACAAAAAGAAATTATTGTATACCTCCTGTTGGTAAAGCGATCAGAGAAATAAATAGTATTGAAGTTGCAGCAGATTTTTATCATAAATATAAAACTGATGCAAGAATTATGAATAAATTGGGTTTAAACGCTTTTGTATATAATATGGATTGAACTAGAATCTATCCAAAAGATGAACATTACTTAAATCCAGAAGGTATAAAATTTTACATCGACTTCTTTAGTGAGTTTGTTGATAAAAATATTAAACCTATACCAGTTTTATTTCATTGAGATACACCACTATGAGCAGAGGTTAGAGGGGGATTTCAAAATCCAGAAATCCAAAATTGATTTCGTAATTATGTCAAAACATGTTTCAAACATCTGGGTAAATACACAGATGTTTGATTTGTTTCAGATGAAAATTCATCTTTTACTAAAGATGCATATCTAAGTGATTACTTACCACCTCAAAAGGTAGGCAAACTAAACTTTGTTCAAGCACTTCATAATTTAAATATGATAGCTGCAATTGCAAAAGAAGAGTTTGAATCAGCTAAATTAAAAGGTTATGTATCAAAAAATGCGATTATTGGAGTTGATCACGATTGATCGCCTCCAATTGCATATACAGATGAAAAAAATGATTTACAAGCATGTCAAAGATATAATGAATGAAATTTAGAGTTATATTTATCACCAAGTATTAAGGGAGAGTATCCTAAATGTTATTTTGATTATATTAAAAAACATAACTTAAATTTTGAAATAAGTAATGATGATTTAGTCTATTTAAAAAACAATAAACTTGATTTAATTGGCTGAAATTATTATCGACCTGTATTTATAACTCACTCAATAAAAAACTTTTCAAATAATGATTGACATATTCCACCTCAATTTAATGAAGAATTAGATTTATATTATGTATTTCCAAAAGATCAAAAATATACAAAGTGAAATTGATTAATTAATCCAAACCGACTTGTTTCAGGTGCACAAGAACTTTGCCAAATGTATGGTAAAAATATACCAATTATGATATTAGAGAATGGTATGGGTGACTTTGACAATAAAAGTGCAGATATGATTTTAGATACAGATAGGATAAACTACTTATCAGTTCATATTCAAAAAGTTATGGAAGCAAAACAAAAAGGTATAAATTTTATAGGATATTCATTATGAACCTATTGTGATATTTTTTCTCCAAGTGGAGGATATCGAAAAGATTATGGACTAGTAAGTGTTGATTTTAATTCTGCAATTAGAGAAAGAAAACCTAAACTTAGTTATGTTTGATATAAAAATGTAATTAAAAACAAAGGTTTAAAACTTGATTTTGATATGAATCAACTAGTTGAAGAATTACAAAAAACTCTTGATGAGTGAGATTTATTTTTTAAATAG
- a CDS encoding IS3 family transposase — protein sequence MNLAYKIKDIFMKRNGVYGVPRIKIILNNKGVMVSKTKIDKIIKIFNCIQL from the coding sequence TTGAATTTAGCTTATAAAATAAAAGATATTTTTATGAAACGCAATGGAGTTTATGGGGTGCCAAGAATTAAAATAATTTTGAATAATAAAGGGGTTATGGTAAGTAAAACTAAAATAGATAAAATAATTAAAATATTTAACTGTATTCAGTTATAA